Within Homo sapiens chromosome 2, GRCh38.p14 Primary Assembly, the genomic segment aaagcactgggattacaggtgtaagccactgtgcccagccaggtaaAACTAGAAATCTTAAGACTATTATTTTCTAATCCCccaaaatttataaatgaaaaatatattcatttcttaGAATACCCTCTGAcaaaatatcatatattatatagtaaAATATCTTATAGATACAATaataatttctaagtattttcaaATTTACCAACATAAACTCCACAGAGCTGCATACACTCATCTGGCAACCATGAGTCAGTCAGTACTGCGTCCTACTTACTTACCTTACGGCTTGTTCTCGTCCTCTGGAAGATACCGTGGGCACGGGAGGGTTGCAGTTACAAGGCACAGGGTTTACACCTGCACATCTTACTGGTGACTTACGCCTTGGAGACAAATAAGGCCAAcgtgtttcttttaaattttcttcatctgCTTCGATGTCTGccaaaattttttctcttttaatagaTGCATGTGGAGATGCATGAAGATCAAATGGTTTACACACTGTTAAGAGTTTTGGAGACTTGTGTTCTGAGAGGTGTTTCTGGTATCTCTCAGGAAGGTCCTCAAAATCAGGAGTTGGGCACCTAACCTTGTGTTTACACTTCAACTTTACAGCCTGTTCAGGACACCTGGGGTTCCTGCATCCACAAGCTGACCTACAAGGCAGAGGAGATGAGTTCTGTAAATGCTCCTGGGCTCTCAGCTGTGTCCTAAGGTTTCGATAGAGCTCTTCTTCTTTTAACTTGTCATTGGTAGTTGAACCATAAGTAGATCGAGGAATGGGTCTGGCTTTAAAtcgatttgttttctttttatacttaagAAAGTCTCTCAGCTGCTTTTCCCGGGCTGCTCGCTTCTGTTCCTCCCTTGCTATAAATTTAAATGGCTTTTGTGAGGCCAAAAGAgcttctttgcttttctccttcaGAGACCTTCTCCGTTCTTCTTTTTGCTTGACTAAATCATGGTAAAGGGGGAGAAAGACAGATGCAGGAACTGGATTGGCTCGGAATTTCTTCTTATACTCTGGATCCTCTTCTTGTTTTTTGAGCGCTTTATGTACCATTTCGATATCTGATTTAGATTTCATggactcttcttttttcttctgttctcttaTCATCATTTGAAAAGGCTCCGGTACTGTAATTGTGGGCACCCATTCTTTtcgtttcttccttcttttttcagcTGCATGGAAGCCAGTATCTTTACAGCGAATATAATCCTCAACACAAAAGTCTGTCCACATATTGTTGATGAGCTCCTTAGCATAGGTCATCATTCTGTTTTTCCTAGGATACTCTTTTTCTAGGTTGGGTAACTCCTCTTCAGAGGAGGACACATACAAGGAGGAAGACTGGCCTAAATCAGGCTCTGAAAATGATGTCATTAATGAGACAGGGTGATAGGAGTTCTTTTCTGATACAGATCTAAATGAGAAGAATAACTATGTTATACTTTCAGTTGTATGTgaccaaatataaaaattaagagttacatattttctttttttttctgagacagagtctcactctgttgcccaggttggagtgcagtggtgtgatatcggctcactgcaacctccacctcccaggttcaagcaattctcctgtctcagcctcccgagtagctgggactacaggcttgtgccaccatgctcagctaattttctgcatttttagtagagacagggttttaccaagttacccaggatggtctcaatctcctgacctcgtgatctgcctgcctccgcctcccaaagtgctgagattacaggcatgagccactgtgcccagccaagagttaCATATTTTCTAAGATCAGGGTATAATCAGAAGCGAGGAGCTGGACAGGGCTTGTAAGAATCATCACTTTTATTTGGAATAGAGCTGGGCAATGCCCATAAATTATCCACTTTGACTCCTTCATTTTACAGGGAAGGAACCTGAGATGGCAGAGGGTCCTTGTGTCTAACCTCTATTAAATTCTCCCCACTTTCCAGAGTCACTGTCCTGAAGCATAGATCTGATCATGTCATTCCCCTGCTTGAAACTTTTTGATAATTCCTCACTGCTACGAAGTCAAGCCTAGATTACAAGCCCTTCGAGACTGGCGCCTATCTTTTCAGTCTTACCCCTCACCACTGGCTACCCCAGTCTCCATTCTGCATTCATATCCAGTCCTGTGAAGTTCCTCACACACGATATGATTTCTCATGCCATCTTGCCTTTGCATACATGGTTTCTGCTGCCTAGAAGGCCAATACTTATTCCTCCTCCAAGACTGAACTCAGATGTGACACTTTAGTGGAAAATTCTGGCCTGCATCCCTCTGAAAGCTTGGCATGACCAACTGCTTCTTCCTCTGTAACACTCTGTTACATCATGCTGTAATGCAATTTTTGGTTCTCAGCTAGTctctaagctccttgagggcatcTTGTTTTTGACTCCTCAGCGCCCAGGCATAGTCTGGCACAAAGGAGACATGCAAGCATCGCTGACTGACTAGATGTGTAAGTCTCAGAGCAGGTGAGTTCACAGCAGAAATGGGTCTTGAAATTGCAGactattttgaaaacataaatcagaTTCATGTCTCCTAGTCCTGAACTCTTTGTACTAGATCTTTAATGAGCTCATGTTAATCCACATATTataaagagcttttaaaattaaacttttatatttaccAGTTAAAATGGCACAGACTAAGTATTTTGATACATGCCCTCAGTTCTATGGGTGGGTCAGAAAGAAAAGACCAAATGGCCACCAAATGACCCTCAAGCAAACGGTCATCCAGTAAGCTGATAAGCCATtaaacattttgaataaaatCCTACCTCTGTATATCGTTGGGAGTACAAAGGGctatttaagagaaaatattatgaagTAACTTTGTTCTGTCCTTTTaaggatacattttattttatactccaCAAATAACATTGAGTTACAAGCTTACCTGGAAGAGTCACTAAGAGAGTCTTCTCTGATGACCACTGGCTGAACTTcctttaaatgtaatttatccTGGtacattttctctaattttgccATAGTTTCTATGTGGGCAGCCTTCAACTCTTCTACTTTCTTGAAATACTCCTCATTAGAGTGGTGAATATCAGGAAAGTTCACAAAGTCCTCATAGCTTATCGGTGCATGTTCATCCACCCCAGAAAAGCTGGTGTTCAAATCAGCCTGGTGGGGAGAAAACACTTGATATATAGTGACTGGAGCTGAAAGACAAATTAAGCTGACACTGATCCAAAATGCTGCTTCTTAAAGAGTCCACCTAGTTAGGTTATACATTAATTATGGGCTATGCATATAGAATGAGTTATAGGTTATTTGTGGGCTATGTACATTTTCCCCAGTGATATTTTAAGAACGAGAGGGAGCAAGACCaaactgtcagaaaataaatgttatttaatccATTTGATAAAGGATGGTTCAATTCCCAGATCAACCAACAAAAGGTATAATAGGATAGAACCCAACAACCCTTTACAAAGTATTTCTATAAGGAGCCTCCTGAGTTGTAAGTTTTAACTGAGATGAAGAGGAACACGGTTCTACCTGCTGTAAACCAGGCAACCACAGCCCAATGCTCTCCCTCCAGCTGCGCTCCTGCAGTGTGGCTCCAAGGACTGCCAGTGGAGAGAAGGCAGGGAAATAGAGGAAATGGGGGCAGGGACAAAGTTCTCAGTGGCTTATCAAGGAGCCAGGGAGAAGCCCTCCTCACAGTGGGGCAAGACTTTGGGAGGGAGTAAGAGGACATGGGAGGGGGTAGGAGGGACTTTCAGGGTAGCTGCTTCTGTGGGCACAAAAGCAGTAGCTCCCATGGGTGACCGGGACTTTAGGATGACaacaaagcaaagaagaaaaaatgctgTAATTATTCAACATACAGATCATGTTTAGAAGGGTCTGACTGGCCTTTCTCCCTCACTCCCTTTACATacctttcagtttttttgtttgtttgtttgtttttacgagacggagtctcactctgtcactcaggctggagtgcagtggcaccatctcagctcactgcaacctctgccttctcctgcctcagactcccaagtagctgggattacaggcgcacaccaccacacccagctaatttttgtattttagtagagacggggtttcaccatgttggccagactggtcttgaattcttgacctcaggtgatctactcgcctcggcctctcaaagtgctgggattatgggcatgagccaccgtgccctaccctttcagttcttttaattgaAGCAACTAAAGAGATAAAACCCCATTTTctccataaatataaaatttttattatgttctcaGTTGAGAAACAGTTGAAATTATTTATGATACTATGCATAAAAGGCTGCCAACCACAGTTTTAAATTTAGCCTACTGTCTGGAACAGatgcaaaatgaaaaaatttgcTACAGAAAATTATAGATCCAATCTGATAAGACTCTAGAAAATAATCTGTTTAGcttctctcaaaataaaaattcagaagagTCAATTATAAATAGTAGTTATAGATGTGGTATTTTTGTTTCCCACTGGAGGCTTCTCAGAAgatatggtattttttttaatacgCTAAAATCAGCATACAAGAGGACAATGTTGTACTACTTGGGGTAACTtaaagaaaacaacttttaaaaaatcagtcttcagaggccgggcacggtggctcacgcctataatcccagcactttgggaggccgaggcaggtggatcacgaggtcaggagattgagacaatcctggctaacatggcaaaaccccatctctactaaaaatacaaaaaattagccaggtgtgctggcgggcacctatattcccagctactcgggaggctgcagcaggagaatggcgtgaacctgggaggcagagcttgcagtgagctgagatcaggccactgcactccagcctaggcgacagagcgagactctgtctccaaaaaaaaaagcagtcttcAATAGAACTTACGTGCAGAAATTTGCTACCAACAACTCTATGAATCAGAGAACTGCTTTAACTATGTCAAACAATTCAATTAAGAGAATTCTCTGATATCTTCTGCTGTTTCTTTATGTGCTTCTCACCATAAACTTCTTATCTGCAGGATGACTACTTTGTGAATTtcctcattcattaaatatttggggGCCATCCTGCAATCAGCTAGCTGCTAAAATGTAcgtcagattttttttaaactctacctttgaggccaggcacagtggctcacacctataatcccagcactttgggaggccgaggcagccagatcacttgaggtcaggagtttgagaccagcctggccaacatggtgaaaccccctctctactaaaaatacaaaaattagccaggcatggtggcaggtacctgtagtcccagctactcgggaggctgaagcggaagagtcacctgaacccaggaggtggaggttgcagtcagccaagatcgtaccacagcactccagcttgggtgacaaagcaagactctgtctcacttaaaacaaacaaacaaacaaaaactctaccTTTGAGAAGTTTCCAGCTAGCTTAGGAAAGgacatgtatataaataatagACAGCTGACTTAGAATGAGACAGAACACCTGATTCCTGCCCACAAGCTACTTCCAGCTAAGCGGAGAGACAGATGTATGTCACAATGTCAGACACTAAGAGACAGAGGCACAATTCACAGAGGTGAGCCAGACTGGAGACACATGGTTGGACGAGGACAAAGTTTGCCAGATCAGGGAGGCagtgaaaaaggaataaataaatccGAGGCATAGTGCTAGAACATCCATCGCCAGGAAACATGTGGATAAATGTCTGGAGACCTGGTGAGAAGGCTGGGCTGGAGAGCAGATACAGGAGCCACCAATCCACACAGAAGTAGCAGGTGCAGCCTTGGTTATGGACGAGGCTGCCTGGAGGGAGTGTGAGCAACAAGACATGAGAGGACCTGAGAATGGAGATGTTGGAGAACACCAACATTTAAATAAGCAGCGGAAGGAGGACTAATAGGAGGTAGAGAGTGGCATGAGAGATACAAAGACCAACTGATACGGGTCTTTGGAGCCTCTGATTGAGTATTCTGACACCACATCTGTAATTTTTCTCCTAAACCATGAGAACACTCCAAACTAAAAGTTATTTAACTCTCACCCAATGCTTTCACCTTTATAGGGTCAAAAGGGGGCTGAAACCAGGTGACCAGTGACCAGGAGCCAGTGGTAGACAGGAAATGGAGGGAGCTTTTGTTTCGTTTGAGTTTGGAAGATaggggaagacttcctggaggaggtaatATTTGAGATGAGTCATAAAgaatggaggccaggtgtggtagctcatgcctgtaatcccagcactttgggaggctgcagtgggaggactgcttgaggccaggagttccagaccagcctgggcaacacggcgagacaccatctctacaaattttttttaaaaaattagctggatgtggtggctgaggtgggaggatcacttgagcccaggaggttgaggctgcagtgagccgtgagcgcgccactgcacttgagcctgggcgacagagtgagaccttgtatcaagaaaaaagaaggctgggcgcggtagctcacgcctgtaatcccagcactttgggaggctgaggtgggtggatcacctgagctcagtagttcaagaccagcctggccaacatggtgaaaccccttctctactaaaaatacaaaaattagccaggcatggtggcgtgtacctgtagtcccagctactcaggggacagaggcaggagaatcgcttgaacctgggaggcagagattgcagtaagctgagatcgagccattgcactatAGCTTCGGCGatcaagcaagactctgtctcaaaaaaaaaaaaaaaaaaaaaaaagaatggagaaatctATAGGATCACAGAGTGTTTATGGGAAAGAAGGGGAAAGTACCCTAGGCAAAGGAAATGGCGTTAGCAAATGCGcaggctggggttggggaggctGTGCATAGCAGAGGGCAAGGTGCACATGGCTGCCGGATAAAAGGAGAGGAAAACCCATAAAGCAGTTTTGGGAAGTAAACCTAGAAAGGGAGGTTAGGGCAAGCAAGAAGGGGTTTCCATCTCCTGCCTACCACTGGCTCCTGATTACTGGTCACGTGGTTTCAGCCCCCTTATGACCCTTCAAAGATGAAAGGGTTGGGTGGGAGTTAAATAACTTTTAGTTTGGAGTGTTCTCACAGCTTAGGAGAAAGATTTCAGATGTGACGTCAGGATACTCATACAAGCCTGGGCTCCGCACTTAGCAATGTGATGTGGGCATGAACTTCTTGAACATCAGCTTTAAGATATGTAAAGTAGGTGTGCCAGGTGTTAAACTAGTGTCTCTCAGCTCCAATGCCACCCTTCTCGACTCTGCTTTGCAATGCCAGAGCTGGAACTCTGCAAACCACACTTCTGCTTTGCCAGTGCTCCTCATCAGACTCTGCTAAAAGTGGAGTTAGAGGGAGATACAAGGCTAGAGGAGAAAGATGGGACTTACTCCTTTCTGTTAGCCCTCTGACTGCTTCCTGTCGGCTTGTGTCAGTCTAGCAACGGTTATTCATCTGGGCAGCAGCAGTTCGTTTTAGTAGCAGTGTCTGAATCCAGTATGCAGTTTTCACTCGAAAAATCAAcagaattggccaggcacagtggttcatgcctgtaatcccagcactttgggtcacttgaggtcaggaatccgagaccaatctggccaacatggtgaaaccccatctctactaaaaacaaaacttagtcgggtgtggtggtgcatgcctataatcccagctactcgggaggctgaggcaggagaatcgcttgaatccaggaggcagaggttgcagtgaaccaagatcgcaccactgcactctagcctgggtgacagagtgaggctccatctcaaaaaaaaagaaacaaaaatccacaGAATTACTtcaaggcctttgcacttgctgttccctctcccTAGGATGCCTTTtcctccagatatccacatgacCCACTTGCTCACTCCTTCAGGTCTTTATGTAAATGTTGTCTTCTCAATAAGGTCTTCCCTGACTCTCCTATTTAAAATTACAACTTCTCCCAGGACTCACTGTCAGCCCCcttgtctgtcttatttttcCCAGAAGTACTCATCACCATTGACGTCCTACATATCTGTACTTGATTGTGTATTATATGCCTGCCCCTACCAAAAAGTAAACATTACAAAGGTAAGAATTTGCCAGGcctgatggctcaggcctgtaatcccagcactttgggaggctggggcaggtggattgcttgagcccaggagtttcagaccagcctgggtaacacgtcaaggcctcatctctacaaaaaatacaaaaaattagcttggtgaggtagtatgcacctatagtcccagctagttgggggactgaggcggaaggatcacctgagcccaggaggttggggctgcagtgagctatgatggaggcactgcactccagcctgggtaacagtgtgaccctgtctcaaaaaaacaaaacaaaacaaaaagaaag encodes:
- the FAM161A gene encoding protein FAM161A isoform X1, which encodes MATSHRVAKLVASSLQTPVNPITGARVAQYEREDPLKALAAAEAILEDEEEEKVAQPAGASADLNTSFSGVDEHAPISYEDFVNFPDIHHSNEEYFKKVEELKAAHIETMAKLEKMYQDKLHLKEVQPVVIREDSLSDSSRSVSEKNSYHPVSLMTSFSEPDLGQSSSLYVSSSEEELPNLEKEYPRKNRMMTYAKELINNMWTDFCVEDYIRCKDTGFHAAEKRRKKRKEWVPTITVPEPFQMMIREQKKKEESMKSKSDIEMVHKALKKQEEDPEYKKKFRANPVPASVFLPLYHDLVKQKEERRRSLKEKSKEALLASQKPFKFIAREEQKRAAREKQLRDFLKYKKKTNRFKARPIPRSTYGSTTNDKLKEEELYRNLRTQLRAQEHLQNSSPLPCRSACGCRNPRCPEQAVKLKCKHKVRCPTPDFEDLPERYQKHLSEHKSPKLLTVCKPFDLHASPHASIKREKILADIEADEENLKETRWPYLSPRRKSPVRCAGVNPVPCNCNPPVPTVSSRGREQAVRKSEKERMREYQRELEEREEKLKKRPLLFERVAQKNARMAAEKHYSNTLKALGISDEFVSKKGQSGKVLEYFNNQETKSVTEDKESSPIHLVWPCIHGCIHLLHSGIGDKPKAPGALGVGISHDHTACEHSPLLRMAPQPLISRFKARSSSEELPQLLGCLGD
- the FAM161A gene encoding protein FAM161A isoform 1 (isoform 1 is encoded by transcript variant 1), whose amino-acid sequence is MATSHRVAKLVASSLQTPVNPITGARVAQYEREDPLKALAAAEAILEDEEEEKVAQPAGASADLNTSFSGVDEHAPISYEDFVNFPDIHHSNEEYFKKVEELKAAHIETMAKLEKMYQDKLHLKEVQPVVIREDSLSDSSRSVSEKNSYHPVSLMTSFSEPDLGQSSSLYVSSSEEELPNLEKEYPRKNRMMTYAKELINNMWTDFCVEDYIRCKDTGFHAAEKRRKKRKEWVPTITVPEPFQMMIREQKKKEESMKSKSDIEMVHKALKKQEEDPEYKKKFRANPVPASVFLPLYHDLVKQKEERRRSLKEKSKEALLASQKPFKFIAREEQKRAAREKQLRDFLKYKKKTNRFKARPIPRSTYGSTTNDKLKEEELYRNLRTQLRAQEHLQNSSPLPCRSACGCRNPRCPEQAVKLKCKHKVRCPTPDFEDLPERYQKHLSEHKSPKLLTVCKPFDLHASPHASIKREKILADIEADEENLKETRWPYLSPRRKSPVRCAGVNPVPCNCNPPVPTVSSRGREQAVRRSLEEKKMLEEERNRILTKQKQRMKELQKLLTTRAKAYDSHQSLAQISKSRVKCLRKSEKERMREYQRELEEREEKLKKRPLLFERVAQKNARMAAEKHYSNTLKALGISDEFVSKKGQSGKVLEYFNNQETKSVTEDKESFNEEEKIEERENGEENYFIDTNSQDSYKEKDEANEESEEEKSVEESH
- the FAM161A gene encoding protein FAM161A isoform 2 (isoform 2 is encoded by transcript variant 2) — protein: MATSHRVAKLVASSLQTPVNPITGARVAQYEREDPLKALAAAEAILEDEEEEKVAQPAGASADLNTSFSGVDEHAPISYEDFVNFPDIHHSNEEYFKKVEELKAAHIETMAKLEKMYQDKLHLKEVQPVVIREDSLSDSSRSVSEKNSYHPVSLMTSFSEPDLGQSSSLYVSSSEEELPNLEKEYPRKNRMMTYAKELINNMWTDFCVEDYIRCKDTGFHAAEKRRKKRKEWVPTITVPEPFQMMIREQKKKEESMKSKSDIEMVHKALKKQEEDPEYKKKFRANPVPASVFLPLYHDLVKQKEERRRSLKEKSKEALLASQKPFKFIAREEQKRAAREKQLRDFLKYKKKTNRFKARPIPRSTYGSTTNDKLKEEELYRNLRTQLRAQEHLQNSSPLPCRSACGCRNPRCPEQAVKLKCKHKVRCPTPDFEDLPERYQKHLSEHKSPKLLTVCKPFDLHASPHASIKREKILADIEADEENLKETRWPYLSPRRKSPVRCAGVNPVPCNCNPPVPTVSSRGREQAVRKSEKERMREYQRELEEREEKLKKRPLLFERVAQKNARMAAEKHYSNTLKALGISDEFVSKKGQSGKVLEYFNNQETKSVTEDKESFNEEEKIEERENGEENYFIDTNSQDSYKEKDEANEESEEEKSVEESH